The following proteins come from a genomic window of Megalobrama amblycephala isolate DHTTF-2021 linkage group LG1, ASM1881202v1, whole genome shotgun sequence:
- the grap2a gene encoding GRB2-related adapter protein 2a: MEARGKYDFNGTAEDELSFRKGDILKILGSQDDWFKAELHGHEGFVPKNYVDRQTPSWFKESASRGSAEEMLISREVGAFLIRGSQSSPGDFSISVRHEYDVQHFKVMKDKSGQYYLWTERFTSLNKLVDFYKTTSISKQREIFLRDGSGDEPRAPPPLKSQPEVRPPPGGGYGGPQTSSQYRNTTDQTHNQKSKRGSVEEKANTVGHQGRNSPAPRRTSETLPAPRSTIQVRAIYDFTAEEDDELGFNAGDVIEVVDRSDPSWWKGRLRGRTGLFPANYTDQI; encoded by the exons ATGGAGGCCAGGGGAAAGTATGACTTCAATGGCACAGCAGAAGATGAGCTCAGCTTCCGAAAAGGAGACATTTTGAAG ATCCTGGGATCTCAAGATGACTGGTTCAAGGCAGAGCTACATGGTCATGAGGGCTTTGTACCAAAAAACTATGTTGACAGACAAACGCCAAG CTGGTTCAAAGAGAGCGCCAGTCGTGGCTCGGCTGAGGAGATGCTAATATCCCGAGAGGTGGGTGCTTTCCTGATCCGTGGCAGTCAAAGTTCCCCTGGAGACTTCTCCATCTCAGTCAG ACATGAGTATGATGtacagcattttaaagttatgaagGATAAATCGGGCCAGTACTACCTGTGGACGGAGAGGTTTACCTCTCTAAACAAGCTCGTGGATTTCTACAAGACTACCTCCATATCCAAGCAGAGGGAGATCTTCCTTAGGGATGGAAGTGGAGATGAGCCAAGAGCACCTCCGCCt TTAAAGAGTCAACCAGAAGTTCGGCCTCCCCCCGGTGGTGGTTATGGTGGTCCACAAACCTCATCACAATACCGCAACACAACGGATCAAACTCACAACCAGAAG AGTAAGAGAGGAAGTGTTGAGGAGAAAGCTAACACTGTGGGTCACCAAGGGAGGAACAGTCCAGCCCCTCGGCGAACCTCTGAAACTTTGCCTGCTCCG agGTCAACCATACAGGTGAGAGCAATATATGACTTCACTGCAGAGGAGGATGACGAGTTGGGCTTCAATGCTGGCGACGTCATTGAAGTGGTGGACCGTTCTGATCCATCATGGTGGAAAGGTCGATTGCGCGGCAGGACTGGTCTTTTCCCTGCCAATTACACAGATCAGATCTGA